The genomic DNA tctcatttccctAACATTCCTTCTATCTCTACAAttccagaattttcttattttcctcttccATGGTACCTGCCCCCAACCTCCATCCAAGCACTGACCTTCTTCTGTATTGACCCCTCCTCCTCCTTACAGGGAGCTGATAGCAGGGACTTACAGATGAACCAGGCCCTGCGATTTTTGGAGAATGAACACCAGGAACTGCAGGCCAAGATTGAATTCCTGCAAGGGGACAGAGACCTGTGCAGCTTGGATACCCAGGACCTACAAGGTATTCTCCTTGGAGGCCTTGGGCACACAGGAGCCATGGCCGAGTGagctaagggaaaaaaaaaaaccttgttaaGAGAAAGGCttcaggtttttatttgtttacttgacTGGCTGATTGGCTTTATGATATCATTTTACCTTAAGAGAGAGGTGGGGCTATTTTAATCATccaaaattgaaaattaatttcactATACTAGAGCATCTTGTTGTCTGAGCTCTCTTTTTTAGCCCATCCCTCTGGGCCAGATCATAGCTGCTCCCATCTCAGTCATATATATCAAGGCCACATTCCGCATTTGAAAGGGAAAGGTCAGTTGACACACAAGGCATAAAGTCTCTCAGTCACAGCCTGTGTCAGCTGATAGAGAGGACTAGATCGTGTGTAAATATAATCCTCAATCAACCCAACACTGTTGATGCACAGAACCTGAGGTACTTCTGGTTTACATCTTTTGAACTAGGACACAAAGACAGAGCAACTTCCAATAGACACACGTTGGAGGCCATGACAAGACAGCATCTATTACTAATTTCCATCCTTAAGTACTGGGTTCATTAAGGCTTGGGTTCCTTTATTTTGGCTTGCATTATTGCATTTTCAGATCAACTAAAAAGGTCAGAGGCGGAGAAACTCACCCTGGTGACCAGAGTACAGCAGTTGCAGAGTAAGTTCGCTTTCCAGATTCTAAAAGTTCACAGGGTTTTCCTGGGGCTCCTGGCCCACCAAAGGCACCCAGAGTAGGGATTAAGGGCCCAGTCTGTGGCGTATGCTTTAACTCTGTGCATTTTCAGACCCTCTTCTTGTGAAGGTAGGTCATTTACAAAGCTCTCCAGAAATTATGTATtggcttctgttcttttttttctacttctctcCTTCCAGGCCAATGATACCATTTACAATTTCCCCTAGAATTGcagattttttaaagtactaGGTTTCCTAAAGcagttcttattttatatatcctAATTTATGTGCATGAATATGTCATATAGACTTGTTGCTAGAGATGATTTACAAAATAAGCTTACACTACCTAAGCCTCAATCCACTTCAACACTTCATATTGGTCCCAGAGAGGAAAGGGGACTTCTCAGAAGAAAAGCAGTTTCTGAAAAGTTGGGGAACCTGTCTCAATACCGCTGCTGGTTGCCTACCACTTTAACCTCTGATACCTGATAGAGAAGCTTCATGCAAACAGCAATGAATATTAGCAGAGCAAAGCAATCACAGGGGAAAGGGAGTCTTCAAGCAAAAACTTGAAGGTAGAGACATGGTAGGCAGAGTTATAAGGATGATATATTCATAGCAAAGTACCACAGACAGTGTGTcttgaagaacagaaatgtattgtctcacagttctggagattaGAAGTCCAAGATGTCAGCAGGGTTGTTTCTTCTGAGGGCATTTAGGGAAAGATCTATGTCAGGGCTCTTTCCTTGACTTTGTAGATGACCATCTTCTCCCTATGTCTCTTCACATCATCTTTCCCATGAACGtatgtgtccaaatttccccttcttataaggacacaagtGATATTAGATTAGGGCCCACCTGAATGACCCCATCATAACTTGAGTATCTTTTAAAGAActtatctccaaataaggtcataattTAAGGGACTGAATCTTCAACATACAGATTCTGGGGAAGAAAATTCAACACATAGCAGATGGAAACACAAGGTTCTAAGCCAAGTTCTGAAAAGAAACTCTTTGTAGTAAACATGCTAGCATAGACAAGTTCCTTGTGTTTTCCAACAGGTCTACTTCAGAATCAATCCTTACAGCTTCAAGAACAGGAGAAACTCTTAACAAAGAAAGGTCAGCACATTTATTACCACAAATTCTAAAATACTGCTCTTCCCTTACCTGCCTAGAGGCAGGGGGATGGACTACATGACCTCCTGGAGTCCCGTCCAGCTCTGGGAGTCTGTTAAGTCCGGGATGTATGGGAGCTTTTTAAGGACTGATCATTGGCTCTGAGGAAACTTCAACTAGTTAGCCTTCTATCCTGAGGTATACAAACTGTGGAAAACGGTTTCTATTCTGTCTGAAAGCACATGTCTATGTTGAACATTTCAATAAACTTATTTTGAACTCAGGATTTCATGTCAATTTTTACACACTTAATTTTCCAAATCATATCCAACTCCCCAGCTCCAAACCACATAGCATGTCAGAGTCAAGTAACTCTTAGCCCTAAAGAGTCTACTGTCCATGTTCCCTGAGAATTCACCATCTATACAAAGGTCCAACAGCTCCTCACCTATCCACTACACATGACCTTTTGTTTTCTCCTCACGATCACTGAGCATAATGTAAGAGATAAGGCAGAAATTTTTATGCCCACATAGTATGGATAAGAACATGAAGGTCTGTGTCACCACAGACTAACAACACAGCTACAACAACAATCCAGAACTTCTGACTTCTAGTCCATGCTCTTTTCACCAAGACAAAGACTGCAGGGTGGCTGAAAGCCCATCTTTAACCATATGAAGACAAATTTTAGAATATGACTGCCGTCTTCACAACTTTGAAATGAGGACATCAGGGAAAAGCGATTACATTAAAGCAGCCGCCAAACTTATTTGACAAACTAGGAAGAATGTGACAACCAATGAAATTCAATTAGTAAGTATTCACTAAAATTATCCAGCATTAGACAAGACTGAGGATACAAAGAAAAGGTGCCAGtcttgccctcaaggagctcagaTTCCAACTGTCTGGCCAAGCTTAGCAGGGGCCCAATAGGAATTAAACTTTATGTCAGAGAATGCCATCAGTCTAGCCAAGAGCACACCCTCCCaagttccctcccctctccccactcctagTGGTCTACCCTCAGAGCTCTTTCTCAGAGGTGTGGGCCTCACTATCACCAAGAATCTGGCTGCTTTTATAGATCAGGCTCTGCCCGAGTGGAGTCCAAAGTCCTTCCCTAAAGAAGTGGAGCCTGAGggtaaaggaaaggagaaagactgGGATCTAAGAGACCAGCTGCAAAAGAAGACTTTGCAGCTCCAGGCCAAGGAAAAGGAGGTGAGAGGGTGACTGGAGACAGTGAGGGCTCATCTGCAGAATGGCAGAGACCTGGGAGGCAACCAAAGGGCAGGGATTTCAAAGTTTAAGTTGTGACTGGATATCCAGAGATATTCATTTGCCTATATAAAGTGTCTGTGCTTTTGGACTGACTTGTCAATCTTTTCCCTTCCTTAATTATACCAACTCCTATTCAAGGTTTTATTAAATGGTTACCTTTTAGAAAGTCAACCAAAACTCAAActcatttaatgaaaatattaacttCTCAATATGTTGTCCCACATTATCTTAAATCTTTggtttttttagtttattaaacTAAGTGTATCTGGACTTGCTAAATCTTTATATGTCTTTTAACAATCTTCCTTTGTGCCTATCCACAAAGATACATATCCCCAGAAGTGTTCATATGCAACTAACTCCTGGGAAAGAGACTTGTACTAAGGTCACTTCTAGGTCTTTTGTGCCATAAGAACTTCATATTTTGGTGTCTCCCATTTGCAAAGCACTTGCATATAAAGTCTTTGTATAAAAGAACTTAAGTGTATAAAATACGATAATATGCACATTATCAATCATTTAAATGAACACATTCCAGACAATGTGAGACAGTCAAAAGACAAACCCAAATCCCTGAGAATggctgggaagggaagatggTGGTAAAAATTCCGAATGAGTGAAACTTACATAGGGCAGTCTCCCCAACCTGGGCTCTGTCCTAGACAGAAGTGACAGTGATGACTTTGGTGATATTCTCCCCAGTGCAGAGAACTGCATGCGGAGTTAGACAACCTCAGTGATGAGTACCTCTCCTGCCTGCGTAAGCTGCAGCACTGTCGAGAAGAGCTGAACCAGAGCCAGCAGCCGCCTCCCAGAGTAAGATGGTCTATCCTTCCATAAAGCCCTGGATGATGGGACGATTCCTTCTTTAACCAAGTTTCGCAGATAAAATATATCAGCCCACACCAACATCTAGCCATTCTGTCCCATTGTGCTTGGTTTATACTATACTGACGTTATGGCAACCATTGGAAAAAATCCTGGCTCATGCATCAAAGCCCAACTTTCACTGAACTTTCAATGCCAGAGGGAAAGACTTAATCTCAGCTGAAGTATGAAAGGGTGTTCTTTTAGCCTATGATAAGCATGGAGCCAGGAAGAGTAGGACAACAAAAGCACTGGGGAATACGAACAAAGAACATaattttgctgaattattttcCACCCTTGATTATTCATATCAGTATTTATATATCTGGTCCCTGATGGATATGGCTCCCTGGGCCAGGGACCACTGGTTAAGTGGTTTCACCCCAAGAGAGGTGACAAAGTGGGCGATAGTGTAAAAAGCTTTTTCTCCACCACCAACCTAGGGTTTTCCACTGGACTAGAGTaggaagaagaaagatttttGCTTGTATCTTTTCGAATCAACTCATGGGCACTTTATTCTGTCCCCGTCCCTCTGCAGAGGCAGTGTGGGCGATGGCTCCCAATGTTGATGGTGCTGATTGCTGCAGCACTGGCAGTGTTCCTGGCCAGTAAAGACCACCTGATGATCTGAATAAAACAGCTGCCTTGGGTGAAAATCAGAAGCAAGCAACTCAACGAAAAACTCAGAAGATTTGGGTACATTACAGCTTGGGTTTTCCTTTTCCAACCGACTTGGGATTTCtgactttttgttattttcttaaccTACTGTAAATAAACTTCACCTGACCAGACTGTTCCTCAGAACTCTTGGTTTATTCCTGAATGGTGTATTACATTAACAAGTATCACATATTTAAGCATACTGGTGGTCTACTCTCCTCAAATTCAGCTGGAGGCATAAAAACCATGCAGAAAAGCTCCCAGCCCAACTTTTCTAGCAGATGGCACCCACATAGAGCAACACATGAGTATTTAGCTGGTCTTCTACCACCCTGCTTTTCCTCTAACATCTCTTTCCTTCTATCTCTTATcttgtgaaaatgaaaacacctCCGCTAAGAGGACTTCCTGGTATAGAAATGGCAAGTATGTACTACCTACCAATTTGCTACCAGCACCAGCATTACCTATTTCCATGCCCTTTGCATTTGCAGTCAATTATTACAGCATTGTGCCTCAGTGTACTCAAGACACTTGGAATTGGCACTTGAGATGATTATTTGCCATCCCCAACCTAGAGATGATCTTTTACTGAGTACCTTCTGTATGAGAGGAGAGTTAAAGTCAGAGGGCCACAGCCGGCAGTGTGACTATCTCAGAGGAGATGCTGAGATCAGCAAAGTCATTCTGAGTCCTAAATCGGGTTCTGAGGTCCTTCTCCCAGGTGTTTAGAATGTACCTCAGGCCTGGGAACAAGCTCTCTGGGATACTAAAGGAATAGAGCAGGATTGGGGGTTGACCTAGCAACCATGAGATCCGGGCAGTGAATACTCGTAGCGGAGTCAGAGCTAAGCAGTTGTCATCTCCCTGGTTCAGGTGAAAGGTATAGGGGACAGGATAGCCCAGGAGGATCCCAAATACAGTACAGAGATTCCAGTCTGAGGAATGGAGCCTGCTATGGGAGACTGCTAGAGATAAGTCCCTCTGCAGCCCCTGCAAATGTATGATGATCTCAGCCACGAGGGCCTTCAAGTCCTGAAGCTGGTCCAGGGAGCAGACACAAGGGTGAGGCTGGCAGCCGGAAACGTCCACAAAGGCTATGGTACCAAGCAGCACCTGCTCCAAGCGCTGGCATACATGCTCAGGACTAACAATCAGGCTGTTTTCTCCAATCTCAAGGATGTGAAGTCCACAGGTCAGGAAACCAAGCCCCTGCAGCTCCTCCAGATAGCTTTGGAGCTCTGATGCCCCTGCACAGTTGCAATCATAGAGCACAGCTGGCTTCAGTCCCCGGGCCACAGCCAGCACCTCTCCAGCTAAGTGAAGGCAAATGGCTTGGGGTGGACTCCGTCTCTTTCCCAGGCCAAGGGTCTGCTGAGCAGCTGCCACCAGCAGCTGAGGGCTCGGTGATGACATGACATCTAGAAGCAACATCAAGAATGGGCTCCTTAGTTAGCCACAATTCCCTTCCCTGGGTGGCATCTTTCAGCCAGACACTTGAGGAGGAGCCTAGAAACAAAGCAGGAGCAGGGAATTATTAGCAGGCAGTAACACACCAGGAAACCTGCCAAAAGCCTTCCTGTTAAGTCTGTGTCTTTCAAAGGTTATTCTGTCCCTTTCTCTGCTTTGAAATGCTGACCCAACCCAGACAAGATAGGATCACCAACGCTACCTGATTTTTCTGGTTGACTTGGTCTCCCTCAATCTCAAATTCATGTGTCTTTCTAGCCTTACAGCTAGATTTATATTCTCTCTGGCttttattctaaattttgtaTGTTGCAAATTACGTTCTCTGGTTCAAACCTTAAGGAGTTTGGGGCAGAAGCTGAGGCGGGGCAGTCTTTGGCAAAATTCACAGCATTTCGCCCAAAAGCCCGTCTGGGACAGAGCTCCAAGTTCTAAATGTATTCTTTCCACTGACAACTCCCCTACTCTTCCCACCAGGGAAtagttttggccgggcgcggtggctcaagcctgtaatcccagcactttgggaggccaaggagggtggatcacgaggtcaacagatcgagaccatcctggtcaacatggtgaaaccccgtctctactaaaaatacaaaaaattagctgggcgcgtgcctgtaatctcagctactcaggaggctgaggcaggagaattgcctgaacccaggaggcgggggttgcggtgagccgagatcgcgccattgcactccagcctgggtaacgagagcgaaactccgtctcaaaaaaaaaaaagaatagcaatttGATTAATATGCACCAGAATGTGGACTAACAACCATCTAATCCTgacacataaaaatgaatgaatgaaatccgCTAGAACTGCAAAAGGGTAGTATTTTAATTTCTGCTGGCCCCGCCTTCCCTTGCGGTCTGACAACAAGAACCTTCGGAAGATGGGCTTTCTCTGatccacacaccccacaccagaGCGTATTATAGTGATTTGCTAAATGAGGCAGAAGTCTCTCTCACATACGTTCTTTTTCCACGTCCGCTACAGGTTCGCGGGCTCAGATACTTTTTGCTGCTTCCTGCCTGCTGCCGAGAAGGTAGCTAGTCCCCCGCGCCCAGCCGCAAGCAACACTGGAAATCCCGCCTGCGCTGGAAAGACCCCCGCAGCCGGCTCCGCTCTAGGCCGGCAGACACCTTGTTGCGCATGCGCATCCACTCGGGTGCCGCCCTCATTCGCCCCATCCCTTGACGTCATCCAGTCACTCTCCCGCCTCGCGTTGGAACCACTAGCTAGGCCGCCATGCGGCTGCCGGAAGTTTGGGCCCCCCTGAGGCCAGCCCTTTCCGGCAAGACAAAACCCGGCCCCACCTGTCTGCTTAGGAACTGGGAAGGGCGGAAGTGAACGAGAAAAGGCGGAACCTGGTGAAACTGGTTTCTCGCTACTGCCCTCATCTTGCTTCGCCGAACGTCCTCCTCTGTTATGACGTCTGGGAATCCATAAACAGGGCACACAGCACTTTAAATTAACACCTTTGAGTTATATCTGTGGAAATACGTTTTGTCCAGACGAAACATACCTCAAGACAATTAACATATTTTGCAGAATAGCCTCACCTATGCGTGGTGCTGCAacgttttaattattttttaactttgactTCTCTAAATCATACATTTGAGAGACTTACAAGAACAGCTCTCTAGGGAGGGTGTGAAGGTGTGAGTATTCACTTTGAACAAGTATGTACCAGCCATGCTGCCAGGTCCTGGAGGTATTGCAGTGTGCAAAAGACAAAACCCCCACTTTCATGAGGCTTGAATTCAGGTCTACTGAATCCAGTTTGCTGATTTCAAATAAGAAATGAGAAGTGATGACACAGGCTTTCCAGTCAGGTCATTACAAAGGAAAAGGGTTACTTCCCATAAGAGTTAACATCTTTTTAACTACCAGCTATTTGACCCACACCACAAAGGGAAAGGATTTCTTGAGAAAACCCCAATGTCTAAGGAAATGGCCCCAATTTATTTATACCTGGAGCAGAATAGAGATTAAGGGAATGATGGACACCTACAATGGAGTTGTCACTCCTGGGTCTATCTTGCTGGTGTGTTCAGATGGTGAAAAGTTAACTGTACGGTAAAGATGGGGCCAGCATGGGAGGAGGACCAGCTTATAGGAGTTATCAGCCTAACTCTGTCTGGTTCTTAGCTCAGAGGGAGTCAGAAGCTGAGAGTAGAAAGTAGTCTTCTAATTGTAGAATGTTTTCCTTCccccatttatttaattttcccatggtgattaaaaataaatccctAAAAGACtgatttaattcattcatttattccagcaacaaatatttgagaacacactgtgtaccagacactgttctaaggaCTGGCAGCAAAGTCCAAGACAAACAATTCCTACCTTCAGCAAGTTTGTAGTCAAGCAGCATACAGATGCTGAGCATTACAAGGAAAATGATTATTCTGAGAGAGGAAGTATAGGGTGCTATGGGAACATACAATCAGGGACCTAATTATATGGGAAAGGGGCCAGCCCAGATCCAACACTTGCTTCTCCCAGTTTACCTCCAATAGATTCTTTTTAACTTGAACTAATCTAGTTTGGTGGGGTATACAGCAAGGAAAAGGAAGAGCTGGTGACAAAATCTAACTCCCCTCCTAGTCCTAAGCAAGGTGAAGGCAAGGATGTAGAAGATATCAATGGAGTGAGTGGTGGTAGCCACCAAAGGAGAGAGAAGACTGAGGCCCTAAAAAAAGGAAACCTAAATCTATCCAGCAGGACAGAGAAAGAGCACTGAGGGTGATCAGACGGGATCCCTGCATGTATTTTCCTGGCATTCTGAAAAGGAAccaagacaaggaagaaaaaaaggggtaTCTAGCTAAGACCTCACAAATCACTCATCCATTCCTCTGACATGTTCATGAACTTTTCATAATGGTTACAAACCAAAAGCTTAGGATTTCTTGGCACTTTCCCAATACCCTTTACCAGCTCACATTATCTGGGCTCCCACTCAGAAAACAGATAGCCTGTTAGCATTTCACAGAAGAACAAGAGTTGCCCTCCTCTAATTTACCTGCAGTGGGTTATTTTTAGCTTTGAGCTCCCACACACAGATGGGGCAGCCAAATATCAAGACCAAATCCCTCACTTCACCCACTCAACAAAGTGACCCCAAAATGTAAAGTTTCTATGCCTTTAATGCTTCCTGGTCCCTAAAAACCCAACTTTTCCTTGAAGCTGGACACCTATCTTTAGCTAGAGTTCTTAATCTTTGCATAATAGCATGGGTAATGCTTTTCATAATAGCAATTTCCACTAGGTCTCTTAGAAACTCTAAAACCAAGCcttaagcactttaaaaaaataaataagccctCATGCCACCACTGATTTTgaacttttagtttttaaaagaaagctcAACTTTTGAGTCATTTTCAAAAGTAGGAGATGGCCTGGTTTAAAGGCACCAGACTAGACATAGGCTTCCTATGTCCTGACACAGACAGACAGGCATCACTATTCAAGAGGTCTGGGGCTTGAAACCACAGATTAGCATCTTATTTGTAATTTACGTCCTAGATTgattgaccccaggagttcaagcccagtctgggcaatatagcaagacctcatctctacaaaaataaaaaaattagccaagcatcatAGTGCACGccattgtcccagctactcgggagactgaggtgggacagttacttgagcctaggagcttaaAGCTGCAGTAAGTGCGATAatgaaactgcactccagcctcagcaacaaagcaagactctgtctcagaaaagaagagaaaggcaaAAGAGTTAAAGACTCAGCAAAAGTTTCTA from Callithrix jacchus isolate 240 chromosome 19, calJac240_pri, whole genome shotgun sequence includes the following:
- the TRAF3IP3 gene encoding TRAF3-interacting JNK-activating modulator isoform X3, which codes for MKKVLLEMEDQKNSYEQKAKESLQKVLEEKMNAEQQLQSTQRSLALAEQKCEEWRSQYEALKEDWRTLGTQHRELESQLHVLQSKLQGADSRDLQMNQALRFLENEHQELQAKIEFLQGDRDLCSLDTQDLQDQLKRSEAEKLTLVTRVQQLQSLLQNQSLQLQEQEKLLTKKGQHIYYHKF
- the C19H1orf74 gene encoding UPF0739 protein C1orf74 homolog — protein: MLLLDVMSSPSPQLLVAAAQQTLGLGKRRSPPQAICLHLAGEVLAVARGLKPAVLYDCNCAGASELQSYLEELQGLGFLTCGLHILEIGENSLIVSPEHVCQRLEQVLLGTIAFVDVSGCQPHPCVCSLDQLQDLKALVAEIIIHLQGLQRDLSLAVSHSRLHSSDWNLCTVFGILLGYPVPYTFHLNQGDDNCLALTPLRVFTARISWLLGQPPILLYSFSIPESLFPGLRYILNTWEKDLRTRFRTQNDFADLSISSEIVTLPAVAL